A region from the Mycolicibacterium litorale genome encodes:
- a CDS encoding universal stress protein: MIVVGYTADRFGEVAVEYGIAEAELRDTGLLVINSTAGDSYIDAGFAQAGDLRGLEALLDGCGVPFEVQQPVGVYAADALIAAMERDDAELLVIGLRHRSPVGKLLLGSVSQRVLLECPKPVLAVKPDEG, encoded by the coding sequence ATGATTGTCGTCGGATACACCGCGGATCGGTTCGGCGAGGTGGCGGTCGAGTACGGGATCGCCGAGGCCGAACTGCGCGACACCGGTCTGTTGGTGATCAACTCGACCGCCGGAGATTCCTACATCGACGCCGGGTTCGCCCAGGCCGGCGACCTCCGGGGACTCGAGGCGCTGCTCGACGGCTGCGGGGTGCCGTTCGAGGTGCAGCAACCGGTCGGCGTCTACGCCGCGGACGCGTTGATCGCCGCGATGGAACGCGACGACGCCGAACTGCTGGTGATCGGTCTGCGCCACCGCAGCCCCGTGGGAAAGCTTCTGCTGGGCAGCGTCTCTCAGCGGGTGCTGCTGGAATGCCCGAAGCCGGTGCTGGCGGTAAAACCCGACGAGGGCTGA